The Candidatus Zymogenaceae bacterium genome contains the following window.
CCGTGGTGGGGCGGGAGACGATACCCATCGTCATTGGAAAGGGATGGACCCAGCGGCTTCTGGTGGTCTTAACCGCACTGGTAATGTGTGTATTGATTGTGAGCACGGCCACGGGATTGGTGACCAGTGTGGGGTGGTGGCTTTTGATTATTCCCTTCTATACCTTCTGTGTGCTCTATCTCTACCATCGGCGGGTGATTTTCCAGGGGATCGTGTTTGAACTTGTGGTGGATTTTGGATTTATCCTGGCGGGGATGACCTCACTGGTATGGTTTTTGTATACGCGCCCGCATTGATCGGATTTATTAAAAAACATTGATTTATCAAGACGGCGGGCATTCTTGTGCGTGATAATTTTTTGGAGGCGACATGGATGTAATCGAAGCAATCAAGACCAGGCGGAGCGTTCGGCGGTTCACCGGGGATCCCATCCCCGACGATGTGATGACCGATATCCTCGAGGCGGTACAGTGGGCGCCGTCCTGGGCCAATACCCAGTGCTGGGAGGTGATCGTTGTGAAGGATCAGGCCATCAAGGACCGCATCGCCGAGGAGGTTATGAAGGGCAATCCCGCGGCGAAGGGTGTTCTTGCGTGTCCTGTGGTGTTGGTGATGCTGGCAATTGAGGGGCAGGCGGGTTTTTACAAGGGAGAGGCCATCAGCGACAAGGGGGACTGGTATATGTATGACATCGGCGTCGC
Protein-coding sequences here:
- a CDS encoding nitroreductase family protein: MDVIEAIKTRRSVRRFTGDPIPDDVMTDILEAVQWAPSWANTQCWEVIVVKDQAIKDRIAEEVMKGNPAAKGVLACPVVLVMLAIEGQAGFYKGEAISDKGDWYMYDIGVALQNVALAAWRHGLGTVHVGAMDAPGLEKILNVPKGRRVVSLTPLGYPEKVGPAPPRKEISEFVFTDTYGNK